One window of the Enterobacter huaxiensis genome contains the following:
- the menF gene encoding isochorismate synthase MenF, translating into MHSIFLALERLRTQLAQALPATPGLHHVDVSFPLNDAFDPLAWLGAQRIYPQFYWQQRNGDEELAALGSVAHFDSLAFASQFLQTHDAQNDTLICGLNAFNPEKSSLFLPRLLWRRSAGVATLRLQLWSDTSLADDAPAARRFLDQLNAAGPIRPLSVQVERETHQPQKPEWLRLIRQATDAIARGDVEKVVLARATDLQFKQPVNAVALMAASRALNVNCYHFCMVFDAGNAFLGSTPERLWRRRGTLLRTEALAGTVASHSDDKQAQRLGEWLMNDDKNQRENMLVVEDICQRLQHHTQTLEVLPAQVVRLRKVQHLRRCIWTALKHASDEQCLNALQPTAAVAGLPRQAAREFIQKVEPFDREWYAGSAGYLSREQSEFCVALRSARVHEAMLRLYAGAGIVSGSDPEQEWQEIENKAAGLRSLLLRD; encoded by the coding sequence GTGCATTCGATTTTCCTCGCGCTGGAACGTCTGCGCACTCAGCTTGCGCAAGCGCTGCCTGCTACACCCGGTCTGCATCACGTTGACGTCTCATTCCCGTTAAACGACGCCTTCGATCCTCTGGCCTGGCTGGGCGCACAGCGTATCTATCCCCAATTCTACTGGCAGCAGCGAAACGGCGATGAAGAACTTGCCGCGCTGGGAAGTGTCGCTCACTTTGACTCTCTGGCTTTTGCCTCTCAGTTTCTACAAACCCACGATGCGCAAAACGATACCCTCATTTGCGGGCTTAACGCGTTTAACCCCGAGAAGAGCAGCCTGTTTTTGCCGCGTTTGCTGTGGCGACGCTCTGCCGGAGTGGCCACGCTGCGCCTGCAGCTGTGGAGTGATACCTCGCTTGCGGATGATGCCCCTGCTGCGCGGAGATTCCTGGACCAGCTGAACGCGGCGGGGCCGATCCGCCCGCTCTCCGTTCAGGTTGAGCGTGAGACGCACCAGCCGCAAAAGCCGGAGTGGCTGCGTCTTATCCGTCAGGCAACGGACGCCATCGCGCGCGGTGACGTTGAAAAAGTGGTGCTTGCCCGCGCTACCGATCTGCAGTTCAAACAACCGGTTAATGCCGTTGCGTTGATGGCCGCCAGCCGCGCCCTCAATGTCAATTGCTACCATTTCTGCATGGTATTCGATGCCGGTAACGCGTTTCTCGGCTCCACGCCTGAGCGTTTGTGGCGGCGTCGCGGCACGCTGCTGCGCACCGAAGCCCTGGCAGGAACGGTTGCCAGCCATTCGGACGATAAACAGGCTCAGCGCCTCGGCGAGTGGCTGATGAATGACGATAAAAACCAGCGTGAGAATATGCTGGTGGTAGAGGATATTTGCCAGCGGCTGCAGCATCATACCCAGACGCTGGAGGTCTTACCGGCGCAGGTGGTGCGTTTACGCAAAGTGCAGCATCTGCGCCGCTGCATCTGGACCGCGCTTAAACACGCCAGCGACGAGCAGTGCCTGAACGCGCTGCAGCCGACGGCTGCCGTTGCGGGCCTGCCGCGGCAGGCCGCGCGGGAGTTTATCCAGAAGGTTGAGCCATTCGACCGCGAGTGGTACGCCGGTTCCGCCGGGTATCTGTCACGCGAACAAAGCGAGTTCTGCGTGGCGCTACGCTCCGCGCGCGTCCACGAGGCCATGCTTCGGCTCTATGCCGGGGCGGGGATCGTCAGCGGATCTGACCCGGAGCAGGAGTGGCAGGAGATCGAAAATAAAGCCGCAGGGCTGCGCTCTCTCCTCCTAAGGGATTAA